A section of the Enterobacter sp. C2 genome encodes:
- a CDS encoding DeoR/GlpR family DNA-binding transcription regulator has translation MTPESRRTAIVELVTAHGESSIEQLAQHFGVSLQTVRSDLRMLTSGGLLLRRHGMVAPFARENIGYQQREIVNIAGKRWIGERTAALLGDYQSCFLGTGTTVEMVARALPEASRLAVFTNNLHAAEALSRLAACELTVAGGRVRKRDLDVIGSDAQCFFSRYRVDAGVVSIGGIGEAGELYDYNDDEVAARRALVASAAVSVLVVDSTKFGRNAICQNGSVGDFDYVVSDRPPTPQQHAVIKQRGTAWLSQA, from the coding sequence ATGACCCCCGAATCCCGCCGCACGGCGATTGTCGAGTTGGTGACGGCGCACGGCGAAAGCAGCATTGAACAGCTGGCGCAGCACTTTGGCGTCTCGCTGCAAACCGTGCGTAGCGATCTGCGTATGCTTACCTCAGGCGGATTGCTACTGCGGCGTCACGGCATGGTTGCCCCTTTCGCCCGCGAAAATATTGGCTATCAGCAGCGGGAGATCGTCAATATTGCAGGCAAGCGCTGGATCGGTGAGCGCACGGCGGCGCTGCTGGGCGACTACCAGAGCTGCTTTCTCGGTACCGGCACCACCGTTGAGATGGTGGCCCGGGCGCTGCCGGAAGCGAGTCGGCTGGCGGTATTCACCAATAATTTGCACGCCGCCGAAGCGCTGAGCCGTCTTGCCGCCTGCGAACTGACGGTGGCAGGCGGGCGCGTCCGCAAGCGCGATCTGGATGTGATCGGCAGCGATGCCCAGTGCTTTTTCAGCCGTTACCGCGTTGACGCTGGCGTGGTTTCAATAGGCGGGATCGGTGAGGCGGGCGAGCTGTATGACTATAACGATGATGAGGTCGCCGCACGCCGGGCGCTGGTCGCCAGCGCGGCGGTGAGCGTGCTGGTGGTGGACAGCACTAAGTTTGGCCGGAACGCGATCTGCCAGAACGGCAGCGTGGGGGATTTCGATTATGTGGTAAGCGACAGGCCCCCAACGCCGCAGCAGCATGCGGTCATTAAGCAGAGGGGGACAGCGTGGCTAAGCCAGGCGTAG